One genomic region from Metallosphaera tengchongensis encodes:
- a CDS encoding DUF1404 domain-containing protein yields the protein MNKLVLVGVVLLLLSVNPITEELEFRVALVYMLSHYSLVSSGFLIGFALLRSSWYNLIVGAVPIAFWHLPFPFALGASFLLFRVMTDVSLFLGGLLVGSTIHSVPQWVKITLLSLYMLGDTVLSVIFIIADPLYSQKDFHFLLYPPSSLPIVGVAMILVMNVVVAIVVYLSFKSILRWESED from the coding sequence ATGAATAAGCTTGTACTGGTCGGCGTAGTTCTCCTTCTCCTTTCAGTGAATCCAATAACTGAGGAGCTTGAATTCAGGGTTGCTCTCGTTTATATGTTGTCTCACTACTCTCTCGTGTCTTCTGGCTTCCTCATCGGGTTTGCTCTTTTGAGATCCAGTTGGTACAACTTAATCGTAGGGGCTGTCCCAATAGCATTCTGGCACCTTCCTTTTCCTTTCGCTCTAGGTGCCTCCTTCTTACTTTTTAGGGTAATGACAGACGTCTCATTGTTCTTGGGAGGACTGTTAGTGGGCTCCACGATACACAGCGTCCCTCAATGGGTAAAGATAACGCTACTGTCACTCTACATGTTGGGAGATACTGTCCTCAGCGTGATCTTCATAATAGCAGATCCGTTATACAGCCAAAAGGACTTCCATTTCCTTCTCTACCCTCCATCTTCGCTCCCAATAGTGGGTGTAGCCATGATCTTAGTGATGAACGTGGTTGTAGCAATTGTAGTTTACTTGTCCTTCAAGTCGATCCTGAGATGGGAGTCTGAAGATTGA
- a CDS encoding sulfocyanin: MRKAVSPVFSYVVAFIVAVVVLSAAIISIYQYHSLSAPTNTTSTSTTPSRVTLPVISSNKTVVVYLVALSSASTFNLNGTSFGQMTIYVPSGDNIEVKFTNQESLQHNLLLVMNDTPTPNAADLSSDGKILMYVGTSSSSYTIQGLSSGQTAVGVYGPLSSGTYWLACGISGHAESGMWVNLVVSSNITSPYVTG; encoded by the coding sequence ATGAGAAAAGCTGTATCTCCCGTCTTTAGCTACGTAGTTGCATTCATAGTTGCTGTGGTAGTGTTATCAGCAGCAATAATATCAATTTATCAATATCACTCCCTGTCAGCTCCAACCAACACCACTTCAACCAGTACTACGCCCAGTAGGGTCACGCTCCCGGTAATCTCCTCAAATAAGACTGTAGTGGTGTACCTTGTAGCGCTTTCGTCTGCCTCTACATTCAATTTAAACGGTACTTCCTTCGGGCAAATGACCATTTACGTTCCATCAGGAGATAACATAGAAGTTAAGTTCACCAACCAGGAATCTCTTCAACACAACCTTTTGCTTGTGATGAACGACACTCCTACCCCAAATGCGGCAGATCTCTCCTCAGATGGTAAGATCCTAATGTATGTGGGTACCTCCTCCTCTTCGTATACCATCCAAGGGCTCTCTTCAGGTCAAACCGCTGTAGGCGTATACGGTCCCCTGTCCTCAGGAACCTATTGGCTAGCCTGCGGGATATCAGGACATGCTGAGTCTGGCATGTGGGTTAACCTAGTAGTGTCCTCAAACATCACCTCGCCTTACGTTACGGGTTAA
- a CDS encoding cytochrome b translates to MEQEERTWLDKVLQWLDDRTGLYGHTLRQAPRYAYRLDFWLGSFVLASFLFEVFTGMLIALYYVPADPYASTSYLISNVPLGALLFSLHSWGAYAMIFLLIVHMTRNFLVGAYRKPREIMWVVGTLLAGLTLTEAYLGYSLPYNLISWTATTTGLNLFTYMPFGLSNLIAAMTLLPQLPGIASGVDPLVDRFFIFHWIVGALIAMVLGLHLYIFEKHGITPPLSKAKDRSELIDDYPEKLRNDPNWKLQPLTRTFGIIVVTFLMTFGAIFLISSAFPFQIAIDGATVKYIMPEYNPALAAQTPPIPDWYFLFIYFFYKSVSPSNASMIFLAWGAVTVLFPFIDQYVFRHKSPHPVMRPASMALGTGFIISFIVNSVWAYVTPGRDIGPIGVEVDGAAFLASFLVVFPTLRLLQGRVQEGGEDSFNLGKRLGFANSLQQTQEISLSRPVSLTVDLSILFTLGLIAYTSAKMLTLTNLFLDQFQLGLLAGINMFLLSYLVLIYTLKGDGK, encoded by the coding sequence ATGGAGCAAGAGGAGAGGACGTGGTTAGATAAAGTACTACAGTGGTTGGATGATAGGACTGGACTCTATGGGCACACATTAAGACAAGCCCCAAGATACGCCTATAGGCTGGATTTCTGGTTGGGCTCCTTCGTCTTAGCCTCCTTCCTTTTTGAGGTCTTTACTGGTATGTTGATAGCCCTCTACTACGTCCCAGCAGATCCATACGCCTCTACGTCATACTTGATATCCAACGTGCCCCTGGGGGCTCTGCTATTTAGCCTGCATAGTTGGGGGGCTTACGCAATGATCTTCCTGCTCATAGTGCACATGACGAGGAACTTCCTGGTGGGGGCTTACAGAAAACCTAGGGAAATAATGTGGGTAGTTGGTACTCTCCTGGCTGGGTTAACACTAACGGAAGCTTACCTGGGGTACTCCTTACCTTACAACCTGATCTCTTGGACAGCAACGACAACTGGACTAAACTTGTTCACATATATGCCCTTCGGGTTGAGCAACCTAATAGCAGCAATGACCTTGCTGCCACAGTTACCTGGAATTGCCAGCGGAGTTGATCCTTTAGTTGACAGGTTCTTCATCTTCCATTGGATAGTGGGAGCGCTCATAGCAATGGTGTTGGGCCTCCACCTGTATATCTTTGAAAAGCACGGTATAACTCCTCCCCTAAGTAAGGCTAAGGATAGGTCGGAGCTCATTGATGACTACCCAGAGAAACTAAGGAACGACCCTAACTGGAAACTTCAACCTTTGACTAGGACCTTTGGGATTATAGTGGTCACCTTCCTGATGACTTTTGGGGCGATCTTCCTTATTTCCTCAGCCTTCCCCTTCCAAATAGCCATTGATGGAGCTACAGTGAAGTACATTATGCCTGAATATAACCCAGCTCTTGCGGCTCAAACCCCGCCCATACCGGACTGGTACTTCCTTTTCATTTACTTCTTCTATAAGTCCGTTTCACCTTCCAACGCATCCATGATTTTCTTAGCTTGGGGGGCGGTAACTGTACTATTCCCCTTCATAGACCAGTACGTGTTCAGGCATAAGTCACCTCATCCAGTCATGAGACCTGCATCGATGGCGCTCGGTACGGGCTTCATAATATCCTTCATTGTTAACAGCGTCTGGGCATACGTAACTCCAGGTAGGGATATAGGACCGATAGGAGTTGAGGTCGACGGGGCAGCTTTCCTGGCGTCCTTCTTGGTCGTGTTTCCAACTCTGAGGCTACTTCAGGGGAGGGTTCAAGAAGGAGGGGAAGACTCCTTTAACTTGGGGAAGAGGCTTGGTTTCGCCAATAGCCTCCAGCAGACCCAAGAGATATCCTTGTCCAGACCGGTCTCCTTGACTGTGGATCTTAGCATTCTGTTTACGTTGGGTCTCATAGCCTATACTTCAGCTAAGATGCTCACGTTGACTAACCTATTCCTAGACCAGTTCCAGCTGGGACTCCTAGCTGGGATAAACATGTTCCTCCTGTCCTACCTGGTTCTAATCTACACTCTAAAGGGTGATGGAAAATGA
- a CDS encoding S53 family peptidase, protein MKKPIVLILLLILSLSPLIGILGPIAEAQSSSIYIQTSSPQYSVLPGSQFVEPLNSTMYLPFAILLNFSNYSSLNQELSYVISHPGSYLTPSQFREYYYPSTSYVNSLVSYLGHYGISYEGDYGLILVFNGTVGQIERAFNTYINVYYYPYKDIYWFGKVGIENIGPFYYFTNNVTPSLPYQVGKYVLGIVGIDSVDPRVFSALRYAWSIPMMDGRGPSGKGLISSAVISPVTIQGYFNFTEAYNKGITGSGSTIAIEGVPECYINQSDVKYFWSLYGIPRTGSLNVVQLGTDTSGGQSGENELDAEYSGAFAPGANIDVVFSDGYVGGTALVGNSLNYYYEYYYMANYINPDVVSISVTLPESFLASYYPAMLYMIHNIMVQLSVQGTSVLAASGDWGFESDHPPPNFHIGVYNTIWYPESDPLVTSVGGIFLNATSSGGIYSISGWDYSTGGNSVVFPVQTYELTSLIPFTPQTVRTYPDVAFVSAGGYNIPEFGFGLPLVFQGQLFLWYGTSGAAPMTAAMVSLVGHRIGPLNYALYHISYTGNVKLPDGNDVQGYVAWVPITSGNNPLPAHYGWNYVTGPGTFNAYYMVEDLGIYSS, encoded by the coding sequence ATGAAGAAACCTATCGTTTTAATTTTATTATTGATACTATCTCTCTCCCCACTGATAGGAATTTTAGGGCCTATAGCAGAGGCCCAAAGTTCCTCAATCTACATACAAACATCATCGCCGCAGTACTCCGTACTCCCTGGATCACAGTTTGTAGAGCCGTTGAACTCGACCATGTACCTACCCTTCGCCATCCTCCTAAACTTCTCCAACTACTCTTCTCTAAACCAAGAGCTCTCTTACGTTATATCTCACCCAGGGAGTTATCTAACCCCGTCTCAGTTCAGGGAATACTATTATCCGTCTACCTCCTACGTGAATTCCTTAGTGAGCTACTTGGGACATTACGGGATTAGTTACGAAGGAGACTATGGACTAATATTAGTTTTTAACGGTACAGTAGGACAAATTGAGAGAGCGTTTAATACCTATATAAACGTATACTACTATCCTTACAAGGACATCTACTGGTTCGGAAAGGTAGGTATTGAGAACATAGGTCCCTTCTACTATTTCACCAATAACGTTACCCCATCCCTTCCATACCAAGTTGGGAAGTACGTTCTTGGAATAGTAGGGATAGACAGCGTAGACCCTCGAGTTTTCTCAGCGTTAAGGTATGCTTGGTCTATACCCATGATGGACGGAAGGGGACCCTCAGGTAAGGGGTTGATATCGTCGGCAGTTATATCTCCAGTTACGATCCAGGGTTACTTTAACTTCACTGAGGCCTACAACAAAGGAATTACAGGTTCAGGATCTACCATAGCCATAGAGGGAGTCCCAGAGTGCTACATCAACCAGAGCGACGTTAAGTACTTCTGGTCCCTATACGGAATACCTAGAACGGGATCACTTAACGTAGTCCAATTGGGGACTGACACCTCTGGGGGTCAATCTGGAGAGAACGAGCTGGACGCTGAGTACTCAGGTGCCTTCGCGCCCGGTGCCAACATAGACGTAGTCTTTAGTGACGGATACGTTGGTGGGACTGCCCTCGTCGGAAACTCCCTGAACTACTACTATGAATATTACTACATGGCGAACTACATCAACCCTGATGTAGTGTCCATATCGGTCACTCTACCTGAAAGCTTTCTAGCTTCATATTACCCTGCCATGCTTTACATGATACATAATATTATGGTTCAGCTCTCAGTTCAGGGGACATCTGTGTTGGCAGCTTCCGGCGACTGGGGATTTGAAAGTGACCATCCGCCACCTAACTTCCACATCGGAGTCTATAACACGATTTGGTATCCAGAGTCGGACCCGTTGGTTACCTCAGTAGGTGGAATATTCCTTAACGCTACCTCATCTGGGGGAATATACAGTATTTCTGGATGGGACTACAGTACTGGAGGGAATAGTGTGGTATTCCCGGTTCAAACCTACGAGCTAACGTCTCTAATTCCGTTCACTCCTCAGACCGTAAGGACTTACCCTGACGTTGCCTTCGTCTCCGCTGGAGGATATAACATACCTGAATTCGGCTTCGGCCTACCGTTAGTATTCCAAGGTCAGCTGTTTCTATGGTATGGTACCAGCGGAGCAGCGCCGATGACCGCTGCTATGGTCTCCCTTGTGGGTCACAGGATTGGTCCTCTAAATTACGCCCTATATCATATCTCTTACACTGGAAATGTTAAACTACCTGATGGGAATGACGTTCAGGGGTACGTAGCGTGGGTGCCCATTACTTCAGGAAACAATCCGCTTCCAGCCCATTACGGGTGGAATTACGTTACTGGACCTGGAACCTTTAATGCCTACTACATGGTCGAAGATCTTGGTATATATTCTAGCTAG
- a CDS encoding Rieske 2Fe-2S domain-containing protein, with translation MSVKVIRGSELDRRDFLRLSLVLGGAIAVSPLVTPVLDYMGYYYGELKSLSPKYLVANNSQGLEGFPKYKVANIKQLQGSCPVYFFAYPLTDEPCFLVDFSKLNGMTNVEFKNPYGNQFRINTNFKNIMGVGPKGSICAFSAVCVHLGCQLPAQAIVPSSNDPGLNPSSSILHCPCHGSMYQLDQGGIVVGGPAPRPLPIVLLEYDESTGDIYALGTNAPYFSEAVPRRRPRDNLIYDPRYSYSVPSNPACVRVS, from the coding sequence ATGAGCGTTAAAGTAATTAGAGGGAGCGAATTGGACAGAAGGGATTTTCTAAGACTAAGCTTAGTCTTGGGAGGGGCCATAGCGGTCTCTCCATTAGTCACTCCTGTTCTTGATTACATGGGGTACTACTACGGGGAGCTCAAGAGTTTGTCGCCAAAGTACTTGGTTGCCAACAACTCGCAGGGACTGGAGGGGTTCCCAAAATACAAGGTCGCAAATATCAAACAGCTTCAGGGGAGTTGCCCAGTTTATTTCTTTGCCTATCCTCTCACTGATGAACCTTGCTTTTTGGTGGATTTCAGCAAGCTAAATGGGATGACCAACGTGGAATTTAAGAACCCCTACGGGAACCAGTTTAGAATTAACACCAACTTTAAGAACATAATGGGTGTAGGTCCAAAGGGATCGATCTGCGCTTTCTCGGCGGTTTGCGTCCACTTGGGCTGTCAGTTACCAGCTCAGGCAATAGTGCCGAGCTCCAACGACCCCGGACTGAACCCGTCCAGTTCCATTTTGCATTGCCCATGTCATGGTTCAATGTATCAGCTCGACCAAGGAGGTATAGTGGTTGGCGGTCCAGCCCCAAGACCTCTTCCAATCGTCCTTCTGGAGTACGATGAGAGCACAGGGGATATATACGCTCTTGGAACTAACGCTCCTTACTTCTCAGAGGCAGTACCTAGAAGGAGACCCAGGGACAACCTGATATACGATCCTAGGTACAGTTACTCAGTGCCCTCCAACCCTGCCTGCGTGAGGGTGAGCTAA
- a CDS encoding DUF2249 domain-containing protein, with translation MEQKVLDVRKYPPSTRHSLILQEFEKLKPGDGMFILNDHEPVHLIHFLSHRDDFDMDAYYAKEEGEGRWLAYLKKKTSQVDRKVLYTDFDKNKKFSDSSFTPVQVYKTSTYAVILAYFKPGQFIPVHSPDIDLILYVRKGRGKVVAGEEKFEVSEGDIVVVPRGVKRGVQADTEMEVLHIVSPPPSEKDHEQVEKGLEVGRFGG, from the coding sequence ATGGAGCAGAAAGTTTTAGATGTAAGGAAGTATCCCCCTTCCACCAGGCATAGCTTAATACTTCAGGAGTTCGAGAAGCTTAAACCTGGAGATGGAATGTTCATATTAAACGACCACGAACCGGTCCATCTGATACATTTCTTATCCCATAGGGACGACTTCGATATGGACGCCTATTACGCTAAGGAGGAGGGAGAAGGCAGGTGGTTGGCCTACCTTAAAAAGAAAACCTCTCAGGTGGATAGAAAGGTGCTTTATACTGATTTTGACAAGAATAAGAAGTTCTCTGACAGCTCCTTTACACCTGTCCAGGTCTACAAGACCTCAACCTACGCAGTGATTCTGGCCTACTTTAAGCCAGGTCAATTCATACCTGTGCATAGTCCAGACATAGACCTGATACTTTACGTTAGAAAGGGCAGGGGTAAAGTCGTTGCAGGAGAGGAGAAGTTCGAGGTCTCTGAGGGGGATATTGTTGTTGTCCCTAGAGGAGTGAAGAGGGGTGTCCAGGCCGACACGGAAATGGAGGTGCTCCACATAGTTTCTCCGCCTCCCTCTGAGAAAGATCACGAACAGGTTGAGAAGGGGCTGGAGGTAGGGAGGTTTGGAGGCTAA
- a CDS encoding DUF1404 family protein: MELKRGNFLIFLISILFLINPITENLYENNAVAFMASHYALFASGFWFGTKRMRIQSIPWIILGSIIVVASHVPFVFDLTSRFEFWRIVVEILLALSGFLMGSSLRLGSKLSYSLFGGWMAGDTSLSAAFMLGDKAYVYPLSTYPDWQIKDAGIFMFLFMNIVAFFIIMKVLIKVFESE; this comes from the coding sequence ATGGAGTTAAAAAGGGGAAATTTTTTAATATTTCTCATTTCTATTTTATTCTTAATTAATCCTATTACTGAGAATCTATACGAAAATAATGCCGTTGCGTTCATGGCGTCTCATTACGCCCTCTTTGCTTCAGGTTTTTGGTTTGGCACCAAGAGAATGAGGATCCAGTCAATACCATGGATTATCCTAGGGTCTATAATCGTCGTTGCTTCTCATGTGCCATTTGTTTTTGACCTCACCTCTAGGTTTGAGTTCTGGAGGATTGTTGTGGAGATACTACTTGCCCTCTCAGGTTTTCTCATGGGGTCATCATTGAGGTTAGGCAGTAAGCTCAGTTACAGTCTCTTCGGAGGGTGGATGGCTGGAGATACATCCCTCTCTGCAGCGTTCATGCTTGGCGATAAAGCTTACGTATATCCCCTATCTACATACCCGGACTGGCAGATCAAAGACGCAGGAATATTCATGTTCCTTTTCATGAACATCGTAGCGTTCTTTATAATCATGAAAGTATTGATAAAGGTTTTCGAGTCCGAGTGA
- a CDS encoding cytochrome c oxidase subunit II, translating to MNAERIAEISTIVFAIAILVFLGALSFVYLGAIDHGSYIPSNETPIPIKVIAKQYVWEFIYPNGTVSYDKVVIQAGKPYVFEVTSADVIHAFYIVQLGLKMQAIPGYTYNLYVLVNQPGVYNIWCAEFCGPGHYTMKGIMIVTNSTG from the coding sequence ATGAACGCTGAAAGGATAGCTGAAATTTCAACAATAGTGTTTGCAATTGCCATCCTTGTTTTTTTGGGGGCTTTATCGTTTGTGTACCTTGGAGCTATAGATCACGGCTCATATATTCCCAGTAATGAGACACCCATTCCCATAAAGGTGATTGCCAAGCAGTACGTGTGGGAGTTCATATACCCCAACGGTACAGTCTCCTACGACAAGGTAGTAATACAGGCTGGAAAGCCGTACGTCTTTGAGGTCACTTCAGCTGACGTAATACACGCGTTCTACATAGTCCAACTTGGATTAAAGATGCAAGCCATCCCTGGATACACCTACAACCTTTACGTGCTTGTCAATCAGCCAGGAGTTTACAATATTTGGTGTGCGGAGTTTTGCGGTCCAGGTCACTACACCATGAAAGGGATCATGATAGTTACCAACTCTACAGGGTGA
- a CDS encoding DUF5658 family protein, with amino-acid sequence MKEKVILPILSGLGLMDVVTTFLGVTQGYTEQNFFLSSFQDNPLLLVSIMSVLKVFAIVVSVLLARRSITLPSLVLIGLFGLADISNLLLLLH; translated from the coding sequence ATGAAAGAGAAAGTAATATTGCCAATACTTAGCGGTTTGGGGCTTATGGACGTTGTAACCACATTCTTGGGCGTAACTCAAGGTTACACTGAACAGAACTTCTTCCTCAGCTCCTTTCAAGATAATCCGCTCTTGCTTGTGTCCATTATGTCCGTACTGAAGGTTTTCGCGATAGTTGTGTCAGTCTTGTTGGCAAGGAGGTCGATAACGTTACCCTCCTTGGTCCTTATCGGGTTGTTTGGGTTAGCTGACATTTCCAACCTTTTACTTCTTCTACATTGA
- a CDS encoding metal-sulfur cluster assembly factor has product MDGLREVYDPEIPIDIVNLGLIYELTINDAGEVYIRVGATTPSCPVTDDLVYTIEQVIKESVNAKSVKVDLDLETGWTPLMMTEEGRETFKRKYGYDIVEMWRLQQGDQ; this is encoded by the coding sequence ATGGACGGACTAAGGGAAGTCTATGACCCTGAGATCCCAATTGACATAGTGAACTTAGGTCTGATTTATGAACTTACTATAAACGATGCGGGAGAAGTTTACATTAGGGTAGGTGCAACTACCCCGTCCTGTCCGGTCACTGACGACCTTGTCTACACCATTGAGCAGGTCATCAAGGAGAGCGTTAATGCCAAGAGCGTTAAGGTGGACCTAGACCTGGAAACTGGGTGGACACCCCTAATGATGACTGAAGAAGGTAGAGAGACCTTTAAGCGCAAGTACGGCTATGATATTGTGGAGATGTGGAGACTCCAACAGGGGGATCAGTAA
- a CDS encoding cbb3-type cytochrome c oxidase subunit I, translated as MSKVEKVKETLKIALTTTSAHDIGIMYIVLGIISLITGSFYASMIRDQLTLNNLGATEYYNAVSLHGIFMIFFMVMPISTGFANYLIPRMIGANDLYWPKINALSFWILVPAVAMSIVAPLFGPINTGWYMYAPLSTDLQVNGGFGVTLIEVALMVAGVSSTLTGINFLMTILRLRKIPFFKMSLFTWSFFATAILLMVALPPLTAGLAMAFLERMWNIPFFNAALGGNPLLWQNVFWFFGHPEVYILILPAMGLVGEVLPRAVGRQIYGYKALALSSMAIAFLSVLGVWMHHMFTAIDSDVVREIAAATTMAIAIPSGVKVVNWTITFYGGKVKFSALTIGMIGFISLFLVGGITGVFFPLIPVDLAFNGTYLVVGHFHYMVFAILVGLLSGLVYYFPYFTGKWFDQELARSSMLMIVVGAFVVATGMSIDGVLGMPRRYAVVPAPFYQPFQNLVTVGGFVEGIGMLTMFATLLYAWVRGPPVTTMDPWNSEQLIGIPDFTIKPIALPLSFGREMDGTKSEHRHGSYFPSILGMLLCFPPLGFMLILAGITIPGALMVLTFIGVGTAWLYNDYFRPVRGIPGSFGGFGIGKVANATGATGSSAVSSNTGEPIIQESGIEMSRRAKTPVLFFIIAEIFLFGSFIGGYIYDINETPTVATLPRLPVDWYPLPLVMTVILLSSSIPAHLAYHNFLKGKMRLFKILGGLTAAMGFTFLMGQVYEFTHIVKFIPQENVYTGFFFTIVSLHAFHVIMGLVLWAITLLRTKVAVPYQLSTGASYYWHFVDAVWVVVFTMLYLQLPIYHP; from the coding sequence ATGTCCAAAGTGGAAAAGGTTAAAGAGACCCTTAAGATAGCCCTAACCACTACCAGTGCCCACGACATAGGGATAATGTACATAGTCCTGGGAATAATAAGTCTTATCACAGGATCATTTTATGCCTCTATGATAAGGGATCAGCTCACGTTAAATAACTTAGGGGCAACGGAATATTACAATGCGGTCTCACTCCACGGTATTTTTATGATATTCTTCATGGTCATGCCAATCTCAACGGGTTTCGCTAACTACCTCATTCCAAGAATGATCGGTGCGAACGATCTTTACTGGCCCAAGATAAACGCTCTCTCTTTCTGGATATTGGTCCCGGCCGTGGCCATGAGTATAGTCGCCCCACTTTTTGGCCCGATAAATACTGGGTGGTACATGTATGCCCCCCTCAGCACAGATCTCCAAGTCAACGGAGGTTTCGGGGTCACCTTAATAGAAGTGGCCCTAATGGTAGCTGGGGTTTCCTCAACCCTTACTGGGATAAACTTTTTGATGACCATACTGAGACTTAGAAAAATACCTTTCTTTAAGATGTCCCTATTCACCTGGTCCTTCTTCGCCACTGCCATACTACTCATGGTGGCTCTACCACCGCTGACAGCAGGTCTCGCCATGGCATTTCTGGAAAGAATGTGGAACATTCCCTTCTTCAACGCAGCTCTAGGGGGTAACCCTCTACTTTGGCAAAACGTTTTCTGGTTCTTCGGGCACCCAGAGGTATATATCCTAATATTACCCGCCATGGGGCTGGTTGGTGAAGTGTTACCGAGGGCTGTGGGGAGACAGATATATGGATATAAAGCCCTAGCTTTGTCGTCCATGGCAATCGCGTTTTTATCGGTGTTAGGAGTTTGGATGCACCACATGTTCACAGCAATAGACAGCGACGTTGTCAGGGAGATAGCTGCTGCCACGACAATGGCAATAGCCATTCCCTCAGGAGTGAAGGTAGTTAACTGGACAATAACTTTCTACGGGGGTAAAGTTAAGTTCTCAGCTCTGACTATAGGCATGATCGGTTTCATCTCGCTATTCCTGGTTGGAGGAATAACGGGAGTCTTCTTCCCCCTGATCCCTGTAGATCTCGCCTTCAACGGGACTTACCTCGTAGTGGGCCACTTCCACTATATGGTGTTCGCAATACTTGTTGGGTTGCTGAGCGGTTTAGTTTACTACTTCCCGTACTTCACAGGAAAGTGGTTCGATCAGGAGTTAGCCAGGAGCTCTATGCTCATGATTGTTGTTGGTGCCTTTGTGGTAGCAACTGGAATGAGTATAGACGGAGTGCTGGGCATGCCAAGGAGATATGCGGTAGTTCCAGCTCCTTTCTATCAACCGTTCCAGAACCTGGTCACAGTGGGAGGGTTTGTAGAAGGTATAGGAATGTTAACGATGTTTGCGACCCTACTTTACGCTTGGGTTAGGGGTCCACCAGTTACTACAATGGACCCGTGGAACTCCGAACAGCTGATAGGTATACCAGACTTTACCATAAAGCCGATCGCCTTGCCCCTGTCCTTCGGGAGGGAAATGGATGGAACCAAGTCTGAGCATAGGCATGGATCTTACTTCCCCTCTATCCTTGGAATGTTGTTGTGTTTCCCTCCACTGGGGTTCATGCTCATATTGGCAGGAATAACTATTCCTGGGGCGTTAATGGTTCTGACGTTCATAGGTGTGGGAACAGCTTGGCTGTACAACGATTACTTCAGACCAGTGAGGGGTATTCCTGGAAGCTTTGGAGGGTTCGGCATAGGTAAAGTAGCTAACGCAACAGGAGCGACAGGTTCGTCAGCTGTAAGTAGTAACACTGGGGAACCCATAATTCAAGAGAGCGGTATAGAGATGTCTAGAAGGGCGAAGACCCCAGTATTGTTCTTCATCATAGCAGAGATCTTCCTATTCGGTAGCTTCATAGGAGGGTACATTTACGATATAAACGAAACACCAACAGTGGCTACTCTTCCCAGACTTCCAGTAGACTGGTATCCCCTCCCCCTGGTTATGACAGTGATACTGCTCTCCAGTTCCATTCCAGCTCACTTGGCATATCATAACTTCCTCAAGGGGAAAATGAGGCTCTTTAAGATCTTGGGAGGTCTTACAGCGGCCATGGGGTTCACGTTCTTGATGGGCCAGGTCTACGAATTCACTCATATAGTTAAGTTCATACCCCAAGAGAACGTTTACACAGGGTTCTTCTTCACAATAGTGTCGCTGCATGCGTTTCACGTTATAATGGGACTTGTCCTCTGGGCAATAACGCTTCTAAGAACCAAAGTAGCCGTACCATATCAACTGTCAACGGGTGCTTCGTATTACTGGCACTTCGTGGACGCCGTCTGGGTTGTAGTTTTCACGATGTTATATCTTCAGCTTCCCATATACCACCCGTGA